A segment of the uncultured Desulfobulbus sp. genome:
ATATGAATAAGGGATAATTTTTGCATAAAATTGGTAAAGTTGACGTCTCAAAGGGTCTCGGTTTTCGCAAACAGGGCCAAGAAAACAATTTCACAAAGTAACTACCTAAAAAGAGGGCATTTATGAAAAAGTTTACAGCGATGTTTCTTGGAGGATTTTTATTCTGTAATTTTACCTCTTCGGCAAATGCAGGGCACATCGATTGGGTTGACTGGACGAGTTCAGGAAATAAGAGTGCACAAGGTACCCTGGCCGGAGGGACAATCGCTGTGACCTATAATGGGGAGTGGAGTTTTGTTCAGACGGGTGCTGGAACAAACTATTGGACAGAAGGAAGCCCTGCACCGTATACCGGCAACTCGGTGGTGGACAATGCGCCAACTCCTGCTGAAGGGATCGCACTCAGCACCGCTGGAACGAAAACAATCACCTTTAGCCAAGCTGTTTTGAACCCGGTATTTGCGTTCAACAGCTGGAACGGAAACAGTATTGATTTCGGCACAGCGATAACCATCCTGTCCACTGGACAAGGGTACTGGGGATCTGGCTCGATCGCCCTGGCGGCCGACGGGAAGGGCTGGAATTGGATATCCGGCGAACCGCATGGCGTTCTCCAATTGACAGGAACCTTCACATCAATCACCTTTACCGATACACTAAATGAGAATTGGCACGGTTTCACGATCGGCATTGAAGGCGTTGCCCCGCCCAACAATCCTGTCCCGGAACCCACGGCCATGCTTCTCTTCGGAACCGGCCTTGCGGGGCTTGCAGCGGTAGGTCGCAGACGTAAATAATTTCATTCATAAACGACCACCTTTCCGTGGTGAGAGGCTGTCGTTTAAGGAGTCAAAACAGAGCACGCCCTTGTGGAAGTATTTCCATGAGGGCTTTTTTTGTGCACGGCTTCAGTGAGATGAAAAGGATCTGCAAACAGCAGGATTGCACCAATGCAGGTCGGTGTCTTGCCCCGCACGTGCCTAACACGGTTCTCATCGCATTTTGATCAAGGGCTAACCCGTTCATATTGAACACCGGGTTTAATAGGATCGTTCACAGGTCCTCACGGTCAAATGAACGCTCCTGCCTCCGTGCCCCTTTGCTGCCTTCACCCCTTTTGGCAGCAAAGGGGCATTCTCAATTTTCTGGTTCAATATTTGATGGCGTCGTAAAAAGTATTTCTATTTAACTGGTTAATTTTCCAGGATTAACGTCTGGATTACCATTGTCATTTTTCTCGCATTCTGTTAATATATTTGCGTAATATCAATTAAATGCGAGACGAGATAATGTTTCACGTGAAAAACCACAAACAGCTCAACATCCTCGACCCATGGGCCCATTTGGGACCCAAACGACGCGCCCTCCTGGATAACTCATGGGCAGGTCTTTTTCAGAAGCATATCCTGCCTGAACTCCCGGTGGAGTCCCTGCGCCACCATTATCATGACTACAATGGCCGACCCACCAAGGAACTGTATGCCATGATGGGGGTGATGATCCTCCAGCAAATGCATGATTGTACTGATCAGGAGGCGGTTGAGCAGTTCTGTTTCAATATCCAGTGGCACTATGCCCTCAACATCACCTCGTGCTCCGACGCGGCTGTATACCTCAGCCACAAAACGCTCTGGACCATGCGCGATCACCTGGCCTCGGATGCGAGCTATGCCGAGATATTTGATGCCTCCCTGGGCATCCTGGCCAAGTTGCTCAAGGCCGATATGAATAAGCAGCGCATGGACTCGGTGCATGTCAAATCCAACATGCGCAATCTGGGTCGTATCGGGTTGTTCACCAAAACGATCAAGAAGTTCCTCGTCAACCTGAAGCGACACCACCGGGAACACTTTGATCAACTCAACACGGAGTTGACCCAACGGTATCTGAGCAAATCGCAGGCGTCTTTGTTCGCCATGGTCAAACCCACCGAGTCCACCCGCACCCTTGATCAGTTGGCTGCGGATGTGCTGCTCTTGACCGAGCGTTTTGCCGCCGTGGACGAGGTCAGCACCATGCAGAGCTTCAAACTGCTGAGCCGGTTGTTCGCCGAACAGTGTGTCATCGAGGAAGACACCACCGCCGATTCTGGCAAGAAAGCCGTGGCCCGGCCGAACAAGGAGGTGCCCTCCGATTCACTGCAAAACCCCTCCGATGCGGATGCCGGCTACAGCAGTCATAAAGGCCAAGGGTATCAGGTGCAGTTGGTGGAAAACTACACTACCACCGATGAGCGTGGACCATCCCTGATCACGCAGGTGGCGGTGGAATCCGCGGATCAGCATGATGCCAATGCCCTCCTGCCCGCCTTGGCCCAACTGGAGCAGAAGGCGATGCTGCCGCAGCAAATGCTGGCCGATTCCCTCTACGGCAGCGACAGCAATTGTGAAACGGCCCTGCAGGAGCATCAGGTGGCAGTCATCTCCCCGGTCATGCCGGGCAATCAGAAGAAGTTCAACCTGACCGAATTCACCCTTGATGACCAGGGCAAGGTTCTCACCTGCCCCCAGGCCACGGCACCCGACACGGTGAAGAAATCAAAATCCGGCTACAGCGCACTCTTCCCCATCGCTGTTTGTCAGAACTGCTCCTCGTTTGACCGGTGCCCCGTCTCCATCGGAAAAAAGGGCTATTACTACCGCTACACCGACAAGGATATCCGCCTGACCCGACGGCGACAGGAAGAAGAAAGCCCGGAGTTCAGGGAGAAGTACCGGTACCGGGCCGGCGTTGAGGCGACCATGTCGGAATTCGACCGGCGCACCGGTGTCAAACATCTCCGGGTTCGTGGCATGAAAGCAGTGCGGTTTGCCGCCTTCATGAAGGCCATCGGCTTGAACATATTGCGGGCCAGCAGGCACTGGGGCGAGAAAACCAGCCCAATGACGTCCTTTTACAGCCTATTTTTTTTCTCTTTGGCTTTCCAAACATATTTCAAAGAACTTTTTCGGGAAGACTTCTCAACAAGAACTCACGAAGGCACAAACTTTCAACCAGTCGCTTCTTTTCGAGCGGATTGGGCGGTTTGACTTTTTACGAGGTCATCATATTTGTCGTTCCCGTAAAAAGCCTCGAGAACGACGTTTCGATCTTCGTAACTAGCTGATTTCACGATGCGTGACATTCAGGCTTTTGACTTTTTACGAAGCCATCATATTTGACGGGCAACAACCATCACCGCTTGATCATTGAGCTCTGCAATGGGCAAGCAATCAGGGGTAACCCCGCGGCTTTGGCGCATAATCTGAACCGAGCCGGTAATGCCGATACAAAAAGGATTCACCGATCCTCAGGCAACCCCTCTCTCTGATCGCCGACAATCAGCGGATAAAACTCATCTTCTGGCGGGCCTCAATCTCCGGGTAAGGAACATCGGTTTTAGCCTTGTCGATACATTTCAACAACCAGGCCATGTTTCGCCCGAGGATTCTCATCATCTGCAGCCCCTCCACATCCTGTTGCGCCTCCTCTGCGGTATTGCCGTGAATCTCGTTCCAGTAATGGGAAGAGACGATCGGCATCTGGGCAAAGGTGAAGTACTTGTTGAGCCGATCAAAGGCTGCACTGTTGCCCCCGCGACGACTGCTTACTACGGCGGCGCCTGGTTTAAAGGCGTACGGATCTGCCTTCTGATAGAAAACACGGTCGAGAAAGCCGCAGAGCGAGCCATTGGGCCCGGCAAAATAGACCGGAGAACCGACCACAAGGCCATCTGCCGCCTTCAACAGGTCAATACACTCATTGACCTTGTCATCCTTGAAGACACAGTAGCCTGTTTTCACACACCCCATGCAGGCGGTGCAGCCCGCAACACCCCGCTTGCCAATATGGAGAATTTCACTTGCAATCCCGTTGAGTTCCAACTCCTTGGCCACTTCGTTCAAGGCAGTGTAGGTGCATCCCTTGTCATGGGGACTGCCATTTATCATCAAGACCTTCATTTGCTACTCCTTACAATGAATTTCTGGAGGCAGGGGAAAAATTCCTCGCGTTCATGGGCTGCCAACCTAGCGCAAACGTCCCGAGTTTTCCAGAATATCATCTTGTATTTATTGAAATTTTCTCGTGAACTGCAATCAATATTGAAAACGGCGCATAGGAAATCTATCGAAAATTTAGTCCGTTAGACTGCAAACGAATATCCCCTCAACTTCCCTTCAGCAACAATCATTGCATCCACCGGTTTCGATCAAACGGGGAACCTCTCCAAGAAGGAAGCCCACCCACCATGTACGGATCGACGATGGCGAAAAATCTGGCGAAGACCTTAGCAGAAAATCAACAAAAGAATAACTCCATGATAACAGCACTCTTAAGAAACACAGGTAATGAGGAACGGTTTATGATCCAGCGTCTTTTCCCCTGAAATTCACCTTTCAGCAGGCGCTGTTCTTCTCCATGCCCGATGCCCCCTCTGCATGTTCCACGACCGATGCCGAGCCGGTTCCGGACGGGTGTCAAACGGCAAACCTTGCAGGATTGAGACAAGCAGTATTGAACAATGCGACCGGCCCTATCTCACCAAGAGACGGGGCCAGTCGCACACATGCGTAATGGAGGGATGTGCTGTGGGGAAATTACCGGATAACAATCAAAGAACCTTTTTTCTCTTGAGTCTGATTACTTTTTTGGCTATCGCTGCCTTCAGTTTGCCGATTCAAGGCCACTGCGGACAGCATCTAAACAAAAAACCACTGAAAACCACATCGGTCCAGATTCTGGCGATCAATGACTTTCATGGCCAGATCGTCGAAGGTGTCAAGGTGAGCAGCAGACCGGTCGGAAGTGCGCCGGTTCTCGCCGCCTACCTCAAAGAAGCTGAAAAGGGGATGGAGGATCATACCATCATCGTTCATGCCGGTGATGTGGTGGGAGCCTCTCCGCCGGAATCGGCACTGTTGCAGGATGAGCCAACTATCATGTTTCTCAATATGCTGGCCAACAAACATTGCAAGCGGGCTGGTTCGTTGAACCCTAAATGCAGCATGGTGGGCACAGCGGGCAACCATGAGTTTGATGAAGGCCAGGATGAATTGCTTCGCCTGATTTACGGCGGGAATCACGAAAACGGCCCTTTTCTTGAGGATCCTTGGCGGGGAGCCAAATTCCCATATGTCTGCGCCAACGTCATTCGCGAATCAAACGGCAAGCCGTTTCTCCCGCCCTTTGTCATCAAAATGATCGATTCCATACCTGTTGCCTTCATTGGTGCGATCCTCCAGGATACACCGTCTATTGTTACAGCCTCGGGAATTGAAGGCCTCGAATTTATCGACGAGGCCACGGCGATCAACAAACAGGTTCGATTCCTCAAGAAACATGGTGTGCATACGATCATCGTCCTCCTCCATCAGGGAGGCAGCCAAACTTCGTATGAGGGCGTAACCGGCACTGAGGACACCACAATAAACGGTGACGTGCTCGAAATCGTCGAGAACCTGGACAGCGAGGTCGACGTGGTCGTCAGCGGGCACTCCCACGGATTTTCCAACGCTCTGGTAACCAACAACGATGGCGCGGAAATCCTTGTGACCCAATCCTGGTCAAAGGGATCTGCCTATGCGGATATCGACTTGGAAATCAATAACAAAACCCTTGATGTGACCAGCAAGACCGCACAGATCGTGACCACCTGGGCCGATGCAGGGGTTGGACTTAAACCGGACAGCAAGGTCCAGACCCTGGTTGACAAGGCAAAGGCAGCCACCGAGGTGTACACCGCTGAAGTCATTGGCACCGCCGCCGACGATATTAAACGTGCCAGCTCCACCGAGGAATCGGCCTTGGGCAACCTGATCGCCGATGGCCAACGCGCTGCCATGGCAACCGATTTCGCCTTCATGAATCCGGGCGGCATCCGTGCCGACATTGCGGCCGGCGAGGTAACCTGGGGTGAATTGTACACAGTGCAACCCTTTAACAACTATCTGGTCACAATGCATCTGACCGGAGCGCAGATCTATACCTTGCTCAATCAGCAATTTTCCCCCAATCAGAGTTCGACCAAGCTGCTGCAGATTTCAGGACTGACCTACACCTATGATGAGAGCAGGGCAGAGGGCGATAAAATCGTGCAGGTACTCAAAGATGGCAGCGAAATTGGCCAAGATACGCTCTATAGCCTGACTGTGAACAGCTTTCTTGCCGGCGGTGGGGACAATTTTTCCGTGTTGACCGAAGGGACCGACCAGGTGGTTGGCCCCATTGATCTCGATGCCCTGGTTCAGTACATTAAAGGTCTTGACCAGCCTTTCAGCGCACCACCACTCGGCAGAATTACCAAAATCACAAGTGAATAATAGGGGATAGCGGGTTCTCCGCCCCCCTTGTTCTTTCCATCGAGGCGCTCTCATCGGGGGCGCCTCCTTTTTTCAAGTGGAGGCGAAGTACCCAGATGCAGTGGTAGCCTGTCTCCTTCAGGTGGCGCTGCTCGATGAGCGGACGCACCGCATGGCCGCTGTGCTCTCGTCAACACCGCCACACCATGACATTTCACAAGGGCCGCTCAACAGATCAAGCAAACTTTTTGGTGCATTTCGGAAATTTACCTGCAAAGCAGGGTAATGGTCATCTCGCAGGCATCGCAGTTGAACCGCACCAGATAGCGGCCGGTGTTGTCGACGAGGATGAGCGGTTCGCCCTCAGCATGACCATCCTTTTCCTTTCGCAAACAGATCCCCAGTTGGCGTCTGATGCAGTACCTGGTGTGCATGAGCGTACAGTGCTCAGCCTCCTCCGGACGTAGAGCCGCATGATCCACCGCCGTCACCCCATGCCGCATGAAAAAGGTCGCCGCCTGGGAATTGCTGATGTTGTCACGGTAATCGACCTCGGCCCGCAACCAGGGGACACCGTTCGGCGATAGCGGAGCACGCTCACGCACGTACGAATCAAGTCGGTGCTGCCGGTGGTTCTCCAGAGCCCGTCGCCGCAGTTCATTGAACACCGATGCCGGCACAAAGAGGTCTTCATCGAGTTGCAATCCCACCGCATCGACATGAAAGATGGTACCACCACTCTTGCGCAGCTGTTTTTCAGCCACCAGCGCAAGCGCTCCCGTAGTGTTGGCCTTTTCCTTGGCAACATCAAGAGAGGTGACCGAGCAAAGGCCCTCTTCATCCTCCAGGTCCAAGCGCAGACCGCTTGCGGTCTCAGAGAGCAAGAGCTGCAGCCCGATACTCCGGCAATTCCCGCTCTGCTCCAGCTGCCCGTTGAACAGGGGATCGCTGTTGCGGTAGAGTTCCACACCCTTGCGCAGACCGAGTTTGGCTGATCCGTCTTTGGGAAACACACGATTCCCTTCCACCCGGTTCACCCGTAGGCCGATGAGGTTGCCACGGTTATCGAAAAAGCAGAGACCATCCCCGTTATGCAGCGGTTCCTCTCCCTGAACCGTAAAGGATTTGGCGTCAACGGTGCTTACCAGCCCCACGCGCCTGCCAATGGATTTGGGGGTACGAATCTCCGCCATTTTCGCGCGCGGCCCGTGCAGGAAGTAGTCGGTCGCTCCCCGGCTGAAGGAGCGGGAAGGTTCGGGAGCAAAGCTGAATCGACAGCGGCCTGCCGAGGCCCGCACCAGATCATCGCGACCATCGATAATGGTATCCAGGGCCTGCCGGTAGGCGGCGGTGACGTTTTTGACGTAGTGGCTGTCTTTGAGACGTCCCTCGATCTTGAACGAACGCACTCCGGCATCGACCAGCTCTTGAAGGTGCCGGAAAAGATCCAGGTCCTTGAGGCTGAGCAGGTAGCGATCCCTGGCAATCTCCTTGCCTGATTGGTCAAAAAGGTCGAATTTGTGGCGGCAGAACTGGGCACACTCGCCCCGGTTGGCGCTCCTTCCCGCCATGATCTCACTGATATAGCACTGGCCACTGTAGGAGACGCAGAGCGCTCCATGAACAAAACATTCCAGGGGAACGCTGGTGGCGGCGCGGATGGCCTTGATCTGCTGCAGGCTGAGTTCCCGGGCTAAAACCACCTGGGTAAAGCCCACCTGTTCGAGAAAGCGGACCTTTTCCGGAGTGCGGTTGTTGAGCTGGGTGGAGGCGTGCAGGGGAATCGGCGGCAAATCACACTCCAACAGGCCCAGATCTTGAATGATCAGGGCATCGACCCCTATGGCATCCAGCCGATGACAGAGCTCCACCGCCTGCTGCAGTTCCTCCTCATGAAAAAGGGTGTTGAGGGCCACATAGACGCGGACGCGGAAAAGATGAGCATACCGCACCAGCTGCTCGATATCCTGCAGACTGTTGGCGGCAGCGGCTCGGGCACCGAACCGGGGGCCGCCGATATACACTGCATCCGCACCGTGGTCAATGGCGGCCATCCCGCAGGCGAGATCGCGTGCAGGCGCTAAAAGTTCGATGTCCCGTACTTGCATTTTCCCCCGATTGGTTGAACCATATTGGCAAGACTTTATGAAAATCAATTCGCGTCACAACCATATCGTGTTGGAGCAGGAGGCCGCATCATGCATATAAGCCACAGATTACCCGTTGCAGCGCTTCTCTCTATCCTTGTTCTGTTCTGCCCAGACGTCAAGGGATATGCGGCGCAACCCGTATTGCAGCTGCCCATAGCCTGCCGCCCGGGCCATGACTGCTACATTCAAAACTACATCGACCATGACCCCAGCCCCGGCTGGCAGGATTATACCTGTGGCCCGCTAAGCTACAACGGCCACCGGGGGAC
Coding sequences within it:
- a CDS encoding U32 family peptidase; translation: MQVRDIELLAPARDLACGMAAIDHGADAVYIGGPRFGARAAAANSLQDIEQLVRYAHLFRVRVYVALNTLFHEEELQQAVELCHRLDAIGVDALIIQDLGLLECDLPPIPLHASTQLNNRTPEKVRFLEQVGFTQVVLARELSLQQIKAIRAATSVPLECFVHGALCVSYSGQCYISEIMAGRSANRGECAQFCRHKFDLFDQSGKEIARDRYLLSLKDLDLFRHLQELVDAGVRSFKIEGRLKDSHYVKNVTAAYRQALDTIIDGRDDLVRASAGRCRFSFAPEPSRSFSRGATDYFLHGPRAKMAEIRTPKSIGRRVGLVSTVDAKSFTVQGEEPLHNGDGLCFFDNRGNLIGLRVNRVEGNRVFPKDGSAKLGLRKGVELYRNSDPLFNGQLEQSGNCRSIGLQLLLSETASGLRLDLEDEEGLCSVTSLDVAKEKANTTGALALVAEKQLRKSGGTIFHVDAVGLQLDEDLFVPASVFNELRRRALENHRQHRLDSYVRERAPLSPNGVPWLRAEVDYRDNISNSQAATFFMRHGVTAVDHAALRPEEAEHCTLMHTRYCIRRQLGICLRKEKDGHAEGEPLILVDNTGRYLVRFNCDACEMTITLLCR
- a CDS encoding transposase: MFHVKNHKQLNILDPWAHLGPKRRALLDNSWAGLFQKHILPELPVESLRHHYHDYNGRPTKELYAMMGVMILQQMHDCTDQEAVEQFCFNIQWHYALNITSCSDAAVYLSHKTLWTMRDHLASDASYAEIFDASLGILAKLLKADMNKQRMDSVHVKSNMRNLGRIGLFTKTIKKFLVNLKRHHREHFDQLNTELTQRYLSKSQASLFAMVKPTESTRTLDQLAADVLLLTERFAAVDEVSTMQSFKLLSRLFAEQCVIEEDTTADSGKKAVARPNKEVPSDSLQNPSDADAGYSSHKGQGYQVQLVENYTTTDERGPSLITQVAVESADQHDANALLPALAQLEQKAMLPQQMLADSLYGSDSNCETALQEHQVAVISPVMPGNQKKFNLTEFTLDDQGKVLTCPQATAPDTVKKSKSGYSALFPIAVCQNCSSFDRCPVSIGKKGYYYRYTDKDIRLTRRRQEEESPEFREKYRYRAGVEATMSEFDRRTGVKHLRVRGMKAVRFAAFMKAIGLNILRASRHWGEKTSPMTSFYSLFFFSLAFQTYFKELFREDFSTRTHEGTNFQPVASFRADWAV
- a CDS encoding PEP-CTERM sorting domain-containing protein translates to MKKFTAMFLGGFLFCNFTSSANAGHIDWVDWTSSGNKSAQGTLAGGTIAVTYNGEWSFVQTGAGTNYWTEGSPAPYTGNSVVDNAPTPAEGIALSTAGTKTITFSQAVLNPVFAFNSWNGNSIDFGTAITILSTGQGYWGSGSIALAADGKGWNWISGEPHGVLQLTGTFTSITFTDTLNENWHGFTIGIEGVAPPNNPVPEPTAMLLFGTGLAGLAAVGRRRK
- a CDS encoding flavodoxin family protein, whose product is MKVLMINGSPHDKGCTYTALNEVAKELELNGIASEILHIGKRGVAGCTACMGCVKTGYCVFKDDKVNECIDLLKAADGLVVGSPVYFAGPNGSLCGFLDRVFYQKADPYAFKPGAAVVSSRRGGNSAAFDRLNKYFTFAQMPIVSSHYWNEIHGNTAEEAQQDVEGLQMMRILGRNMAWLLKCIDKAKTDVPYPEIEARQKMSFIR
- a CDS encoding bifunctional metallophosphatase/5'-nucleotidase, whose protein sequence is MAIAAFSLPIQGHCGQHLNKKPLKTTSVQILAINDFHGQIVEGVKVSSRPVGSAPVLAAYLKEAEKGMEDHTIIVHAGDVVGASPPESALLQDEPTIMFLNMLANKHCKRAGSLNPKCSMVGTAGNHEFDEGQDELLRLIYGGNHENGPFLEDPWRGAKFPYVCANVIRESNGKPFLPPFVIKMIDSIPVAFIGAILQDTPSIVTASGIEGLEFIDEATAINKQVRFLKKHGVHTIIVLLHQGGSQTSYEGVTGTEDTTINGDVLEIVENLDSEVDVVVSGHSHGFSNALVTNNDGAEILVTQSWSKGSAYADIDLEINNKTLDVTSKTAQIVTTWADAGVGLKPDSKVQTLVDKAKAATEVYTAEVIGTAADDIKRASSTEESALGNLIADGQRAAMATDFAFMNPGGIRADIAAGEVTWGELYTVQPFNNYLVTMHLTGAQIYTLLNQQFSPNQSSTKLLQISGLTYTYDESRAEGDKIVQVLKDGSEIGQDTLYSLTVNSFLAGGGDNFSVLTEGTDQVVGPIDLDALVQYIKGLDQPFSAPPLGRITKITSE